A section of the Deinococcus taeanensis genome encodes:
- a CDS encoding LptA/OstA family protein — protein sequence MNKTTSLLVLLALTAPVLAQTDAGKRLITIEGGPRGDVRNGPLTFVGNPVKARVSTLNIEAAQAVLAAPKGTPLIEAKGRRTANFTGNVKVDRGRLSATGSSLAYDESTGQGVLNGSASATFVPENKADGDTVTIRAATMSLDVDNDESTSTGNVTLSNGAQSGKADKLIFDEKRELALLTGTPSLTRAAKSGQKELIITGQEVRALTKSKTLYVRGGVKLVQGTTTTTGDAVYYDDRKNVAYVVGNAVSVDSKSRVTVKAPASGYLEQRTDLARVRALNAAYKIPTDQFRLTREK from the coding sequence ATGAACAAGACGACTTCCCTGCTGGTCCTGCTGGCCCTGACCGCCCCCGTGCTCGCGCAGACTGACGCCGGCAAACGCCTGATCACCATTGAAGGCGGCCCGCGCGGCGACGTGCGCAACGGCCCGCTGACGTTCGTGGGCAACCCGGTCAAGGCCAGGGTCAGCACCCTGAACATTGAGGCGGCACAGGCGGTTCTCGCCGCCCCGAAGGGCACCCCGTTGATCGAGGCCAAGGGCAGACGCACCGCGAATTTCACCGGGAACGTGAAGGTCGACCGCGGGCGTCTGAGTGCGACCGGCAGCAGCCTTGCCTACGACGAGAGCACCGGGCAGGGCGTCCTGAACGGCAGTGCAAGCGCCACGTTCGTTCCGGAGAACAAGGCAGACGGGGACACGGTCACCATCAGGGCCGCCACCATGAGCCTGGACGTGGACAACGACGAGTCCACCAGCACGGGGAACGTCACCCTCTCCAACGGCGCGCAGAGCGGCAAGGCCGACAAACTCATCTTCGACGAGAAGCGTGAGCTGGCGCTCCTGACCGGCACCCCCAGCCTGACGCGCGCCGCGAAGAGCGGCCAGAAAGAGCTGATCATCACCGGTCAGGAGGTGCGCGCCCTGACGAAAAGCAAGACGCTGTACGTCCGCGGCGGCGTGAAGCTCGTCCAGGGCACGACCACCACCACCGGGGACGCCGTGTACTACGACGACCGGAAGAACGTGGCGTACGTGGTGGGCAACGCCGTGAGCGTGGACAGCAAGAGCCGCGTGACGGTCAAGGCTCCCGCCAGCGGGTACCTGGAGCAGCGCACTGATCTGGCGCGGGTGCGCGCCCTGAACGCGGCGTACAAGATCCCCACCGATCAGTTCCGGCTCACCCGCGAGAAGTAA
- a CDS encoding Ig-like domain-containing protein: protein MKRTGPFLFLALTGALLTACTPHRTPDATKPAVTLTAAPTTVNASRAITLTATATDNVGVSQVAFYRGTTLISTDTTAPYTATDNVTSAQNGTLTYRAVASDAAGNTAEASATVTVAIADANEPNDSVATATTLAIGGTANGAITAQGRDMDYFKFTATTGDMLQLNVRSVSVNPSSTLDPYVTILMPDGKTILEKDDDSGAGLESEIRFNVPQSGTYTVVVTSFNIHDDPVATDDKATNTYQIALSRR, encoded by the coding sequence ATGAAGCGAACTGGCCCGTTCCTGTTTCTTGCCCTGACCGGTGCACTCCTCACAGCGTGCACGCCACACAGAACCCCCGATGCCACCAAACCGGCTGTCACCCTGACTGCGGCCCCCACCACGGTCAACGCGTCCAGAGCCATCACCCTGACCGCGACGGCCACGGACAACGTCGGGGTGAGTCAGGTGGCGTTCTACCGCGGGACGACCCTGATCAGCACCGACACCACTGCCCCCTACACGGCCACGGACAACGTGACCAGTGCTCAGAACGGCACCCTGACCTACCGCGCCGTGGCATCCGACGCTGCTGGCAACACCGCTGAGGCAAGCGCCACTGTGACGGTCGCCATTGCTGACGCGAACGAGCCCAATGACAGCGTCGCGACTGCCACGACGCTGGCGATCGGCGGAACGGCCAACGGGGCGATCACGGCTCAGGGGCGCGACATGGACTACTTCAAGTTCACGGCCACCACGGGCGACATGCTGCAACTGAATGTCCGCAGTGTCAGCGTGAACCCCAGCAGCACCCTGGACCCCTACGTGACGATCCTGATGCCCGACGGGAAGACCATCCTGGAGAAGGATGATGACAGTGGCGCCGGCCTGGAATCCGAGATCCGCTTCAACGTTCCCCAGAGTGGCACCTACACCGTGGTGGTGACCAGCTTCAATATTCACGACGATCCCGTTGCCACCGACGATAAGGCCACCAACACCTACCAGATCGCCCTGAGCCGCCGTTAA
- a CDS encoding nitroreductase family protein, translating into MTATLPPTLSAQAQAVLDVIHTRRTVDLALLQPDPVPREVTEAILTAGTWAPTHGRTEPWRFTVFTGPGRAQLAEMFAQAYAAGSAPDRDSEPALAAQRARAWRAPLWISLELHMPARPKMPEWEEQAALACAAQNMLLAATAFGLAGKWVSGPVMISPVTAAALGAPKLLGLLYLGYPAGDRPASTRAPLSEKVTWVE; encoded by the coding sequence ATGACCGCGACCCTTCCCCCAACCCTGTCCGCCCAGGCCCAGGCGGTGCTGGACGTCATTCACACGCGCCGCACAGTGGACCTTGCGCTGCTGCAACCCGACCCGGTGCCACGTGAGGTGACCGAAGCAATCCTGACGGCCGGCACGTGGGCCCCGACGCACGGACGGACCGAACCGTGGCGGTTCACGGTGTTCACCGGGCCAGGGCGCGCGCAGCTCGCAGAAATGTTCGCGCAGGCGTACGCGGCGGGCAGCGCCCCTGACCGTGACAGCGAGCCGGCCCTCGCAGCGCAACGGGCCCGGGCGTGGCGGGCACCCCTGTGGATCAGCCTGGAACTGCACATGCCAGCCCGGCCAAAAATGCCGGAGTGGGAAGAGCAGGCGGCACTGGCGTGCGCGGCACAGAACATGCTGCTGGCCGCCACGGCGTTCGGTCTGGCCGGCAAGTGGGTCAGTGGCCCGGTCATGATCAGTCCAGTCACGGCCGCGGCCCTCGGCGCCCCGAAACTGCTGGGATTGCTGTACCTGGGCTACCCGGCGGGTGACCGGCCCGCCAGCACGCGCGCGCCCCTGTCGGAAAAGGTCACCTGGGTAGAGTAA
- a CDS encoding LptA/OstA family protein — MLPSRWTVAARLTLALLLGGGAPFVWALAQTGPAAQVTPAPATSPAPDDAPAGAEAEQSSLELVRRSEKDGVERRIVIVKSGTSDETGIFAICTPQDGEPENTPTLAVFSEAGVGGVRLTIDKNVIRVPLAVVTQLPPRDGQEGSDGRVEASGGTARFLDEAPEGKTDRLSRCAVEAAPQAAPDTVLVTQGRTELKGQKLVYDSSDGVARIDGPIVFRRSSDTDPLTGKSDRIEVSVDDEKTTLVGNVVLNSAGGRVSEAARVEYDDTRNVARLYGTAEEPARSVKGNDTLRAGLIVYDLERNEVYAVKGEGGTITGEFMDGDPPAAPTPAAAPGRP, encoded by the coding sequence ATGCTGCCCTCCCGCTGGACCGTTGCTGCGCGCCTGACCCTGGCCCTGCTGCTCGGCGGGGGGGCGCCCTTCGTGTGGGCGCTGGCGCAGACCGGGCCTGCTGCGCAGGTCACGCCGGCGCCAGCCACCTCGCCTGCCCCGGATGACGCCCCGGCCGGAGCGGAGGCGGAGCAGTCAAGTCTGGAACTGGTGCGCCGCAGCGAGAAGGACGGCGTTGAGCGGCGAATCGTGATCGTCAAGTCCGGCACGAGTGATGAGACGGGCATCTTCGCGATCTGCACGCCCCAGGACGGTGAGCCGGAGAACACGCCAACCCTCGCGGTGTTCAGTGAGGCAGGCGTCGGCGGGGTGCGGCTCACCATCGACAAGAACGTGATCCGCGTGCCCCTGGCCGTCGTGACGCAACTGCCGCCCAGGGACGGCCAGGAGGGCAGTGACGGCCGGGTGGAGGCCAGTGGCGGCACCGCCAGGTTTCTGGACGAAGCGCCGGAAGGAAAAACGGACCGCCTGAGTCGCTGCGCCGTGGAGGCCGCGCCGCAGGCGGCGCCGGACACGGTCCTGGTCACGCAGGGCCGCACCGAACTGAAGGGCCAGAAACTGGTGTACGACAGTTCGGACGGTGTGGCCCGCATTGACGGTCCGATCGTGTTCCGGCGGAGCAGCGACACCGACCCCCTGACCGGCAAGAGTGACCGGATTGAGGTGAGTGTGGACGACGAGAAGACCACCCTGGTGGGCAACGTGGTCCTGAACTCGGCAGGCGGACGGGTCAGCGAGGCGGCGCGCGTGGAGTACGACGACACCCGCAACGTGGCGCGGCTGTACGGCACGGCCGAGGAGCCGGCGCGCAGCGTGAAGGGAAATGACACGCTGCGCGCCGGGCTGATTGTGTATGACCTGGAACGCAACGAGGTCTACGCCGTGAAGGGCGAGGGCGGCACCATCACGGGGGAATTCATGGACGGTGACCCGCCCGCCGCGCCTACCCCTGCAGCTGCGCCCGGGCGTCCCTGA
- a CDS encoding TatD family hydrolase: MIDSHTHLDYLDDPASARGELGLSAMICVGASPQHARNAVALAEQFSDVYATVGLHPTDTAEDSPEARAQLEALAGHPRVVGIGESGLDDYWDPTKRAAQQQAFEWQLDLARRNGKTLVIHTRDQAGQDSAHRGVMDILNAWPDVPVILHCFSGHQGLLRFGLHRGEHTFFGFAGNTTYKTALDIQAAARDLPLSRLLLETDAPFLAPVPKRGKPNRPGYVRHTLNFIAALRDMDPADLERATDENTRRAYHLPTPQ; this comes from the coding sequence ATGATCGACTCGCACACCCACCTGGACTACCTGGACGATCCGGCCAGCGCGCGCGGCGAGCTGGGGCTGAGTGCCATGATCTGCGTCGGCGCCAGCCCCCAGCACGCCCGGAACGCCGTGGCACTCGCCGAGCAGTTCAGTGACGTGTACGCCACCGTGGGCCTGCACCCCACCGACACCGCAGAAGACAGCCCGGAAGCCCGCGCGCAGCTCGAAGCCCTGGCCGGGCACCCCCGCGTGGTCGGCATCGGCGAAAGCGGCCTGGACGACTACTGGGACCCCACCAAACGCGCGGCCCAGCAGCAGGCCTTCGAGTGGCAGCTGGACCTCGCCCGGCGCAACGGGAAAACCCTGGTCATCCACACCCGCGACCAGGCCGGTCAGGACAGCGCCCACCGGGGCGTCATGGACATCCTGAACGCCTGGCCGGACGTACCGGTGATCCTGCACTGCTTCAGCGGGCACCAAGGACTGCTGCGCTTCGGGTTGCACCGCGGGGAACACACCTTCTTCGGCTTCGCGGGCAACACCACCTACAAGACGGCGCTCGACATTCAGGCCGCCGCGCGCGACCTGCCGCTGTCACGCCTCCTGCTGGAAACGGACGCGCCGTTCCTGGCTCCCGTTCCGAAACGCGGCAAACCCAACCGGCCCGGGTACGTCCGGCACACCCTGAATTTCATCGCCGCGCTGCGGGACATGGACCCAGCCGACCTGGAGCGCGCCACGGACGAGAACACCCGCCGCGCCTACCACCTGCCCACGCCGCAGTAA